One window of the Macaca thibetana thibetana isolate TM-01 chromosome 1, ASM2454274v1, whole genome shotgun sequence genome contains the following:
- the FAM110D gene encoding protein FAM110D, with product MLLAPPSTPSRGRTPSAVERLEADKAKYVKTHQVIARRQEPALRGSPGPLTPHPCNELGPPASPRTPRPARRGSGRRLPRPDSLIFYRQKRDCKASVNKENAKGQGLVRRLFLGAPRDAAPSSPASTERPASSGGWAAPQDAPEAAGKRALCPTCSLPLSEKERFFNYCGLERALVEVLGAERFSPQSWGADASPQAGTSPPPGSGDASDWTSSDRGVDSPDGAGGGGGSEAAASGRDGRPPVSVVERNARVIQWLYGCQRARGPPRESEV from the coding sequence atgctcctggcccctccctccaccccgtccAGAGGACGGACCCCCAGCGCTGTGGAGAGGTTGGAAGCCGACAAAGCCAAGTATGTCAAGACGCACCAGGTGATAGCTAGGCGACAGGAGCCAGCCCTGCGTGGGAGTCCTGGGCCGCTCACGCCGCACCCCTGCAACGAGCTGGGGCCCCCTGCATCGCCCAGGACGCCCAGGCCGGCCCGCCGGGGAAGTGGCAGGCGGCTGCCGAGGCCTGACTCGCTCATCTTCTACCGCCAGAAGCGGGACTGCAAGGCTTCGGTGAACAAAGAGAACGCCAAGGGCCAGGGGCTGGTGCGGCGCCTCTTTCTGGGTGCCCCGCGGGACGCTGCCCCGAGCAGCCCGGCCTCCACAGAGCGACCTGCGTCTTCAGGAGGTTGGGCCGCGCCCCAAGATGCCCCGGAAGCGGCGGGAAAGCGGGCGCTGTGTCCCACGTGCTCACTGCCCCTGTCGGAGAAGGAGCGCTTCTTCAACTACTGCGGCCTAGAGCGCGCGCTGGTGGAGGTGCTGGGTGCAGAGCGCTTCTCCCCGCAGAGCTGGGGGGCCGACGCTAGCCCGCAGGCCGGAACTTCGCCGCCGCCCGGCTCCGGGGACGCCAGCGACTGGACATCCAGCGACAGGGGCGTGGACAGCCCGGAcggcgcgggcggcggcggcggctcggAGGCAGCCGCCTCGGGGCGGGACGGGCGCCCTCCGGTGTCGGTGGTGGAGCGCAATGCGCGCGTCATCCAGTGGCTGTACGGCTGCCAGCGCGCCCGCGGACCGCCGCGCGAGTCCGAGGTGTGA
- the C1H1orf232 gene encoding uncharacterized protein C1orf232 homolog, whose translation MNQAFWKTYKSKVLQTLSGESEEDLAEERENPALVESETAEPTEETFNPMSQLARRVQGVGVKGWLTMSSLFNKEDEDKLLPSEPCADHPLAARPPSQAAAAEARGPGFWDAFASRWQLQQQQAAASMLRGTEPTLEPDHEPADEAAERPESQEAEPVAGFKWGFLTHKLAEMRVKAAPKGD comes from the exons ATGAACCAGGCCTTCTGGAAAACCTACAAGTCCAAAGTGCTACAGACACTGAGTGGGGAATCTGAGGAAGACCTGGCAGAGGAG AGGGAGAACCCAGCATTAGTGGAGTCTGAGACAGCAGAACCAACCGAGGAGACCTTCAATCCCATGTCACAGCTGGCCCGCCGG GTTCAGGGGGTCGGGGTGAAAGGCTGGCTGACAATGTCATCTCTGTTTAACAAAGAAGATGAAGATAAGCTGCTACCATCAGAGCCTTGCGCTGacca CCCTCTGGCGGCGCGACCCCCCTcgcaggcggcggcggcggaggcgcGCGGTCCGGGCTTCTGGGACGCGTTTGCCAGCAGgtggcagctgcagcagcagcaggcgGCGGCGTCCATGCTGCGTGGCACCGAGCCCACTCTGGAGCCAGACCACGAACCCGCGGACGAGGCCGCCGAGCGCCCCGAGTCGCAGGAGGCCGAGCCGGTGGCCGGCTTCAAGTGGGGCTTCCTCACTCACAAACTGGCCGAGATGAGGGTGAAGGCCGCGCCCAAGGGCGACTAG
- the ZNF593 gene encoding zinc finger protein 593, whose protein sequence is MGRSRRTGAHRAHSLARQMKAKRRRPDLDEIHRELRPLGPARPQPDPDAEPDPDLPGGGLHRCLACARYFIDSANLKTHFRSKDHKKRLKQLSVEPYSQEEAERAAGMGSYVPPRRLAVPTEVSTEVPEMDTST, encoded by the exons ATGGGTCGCTCCCGCCGGACAGGCGCGCACCGAGCGCACTCTCTAGCCCGGCAGATGAAGGCGAAGCGGCGGCGGCCGGACCTGGATGAAATTCACCGCGAGCTGCGGCCTCTGGGACCCGCACGGCCCCAGCCCGACCCAGACGCCGAGCCCGACCCCGACCTGCCAGGGGGCGGCCTGCACCGCTGTCTGGCCTGCGC GAGGTACTTCATCGATTCCGCCAATCTGAAGACCCACTTCCGATCCAAAGACCACAAGAAAAG gctgaagcagcTGAGCGTCGAGCCCTACAGTCAGGAAGAGGCGGAGAGGGCAGCGGGTATGGGATCCTATGTGCCCCCCAGGCGGCTAGCAGTGCCCACAGAAGTGTCCACTGAGGTCCCTGAGATGGACACCTCTACCTGA
- the ZNF593OS gene encoding putative transmembrane protein ZNF593OS, with translation MRFRRLTPGYFRVLQMQVAGELKAEPRSLLVGVVATVLAVLGLGGSCYAVWKMVGQRRVPRAP, from the exons ATGCGATTTCGACGCCTGACCCCTGGTTACTTCCGGGTGCTACAG ATGCAGGTAGCTGGTGAGCTGAAGGCAGAGCCCCGCAGTCTGCTGGTGGGAGTTGTGGCTACAGTGCTAGCTGTCCTCGGGCTGGGTGGCTCCTGCTATGCCGTCTGGAAGATGGTGGGGCAGCGGCGGGTGCCACGGGCCCCATAA